The DNA region TGTTCTCCACCAGATACTCGGGAATCTCCGTGTGCGCGTGCCCCACCAGAATCGCGTCGATCCCCGGCACCTGCTCCGCCACCAACGCCGCCGCGTTCTCGATGTACGGCAACTGATCCCCGTACGACGACGTACCACTCGACCCCGAATGCGCCGACACGATCACCACGTCCGCACCCATCGAACGCAGCCGCGGCACCCACTTCGCCGCCTGCTCCTCAAGCCCCGGGAACGTCATCTTCCCCTGGACGTTCGCCCTGTCCCAGATCGCTATCCCCGGATTCGTCAGACCGAGCACCGCGACCCGCACATCACGGCCGTGCGGAGTGCGAAGGCGGTGCATGCTGTACGGCGCGAACGCGGGCCGCTGCGTCTTCGCGTCCAGCGCGTTCGCGCCGAGCAACGGGAAGTCGCACTGCTCCTCGAACTTCCGCAGCACCGGAATGCCGTAGTTGAACTCGTGATTTCCCAGCGCCGCCGCGTCGTAGCCGATCGCGTTCATCGCCTGCGCCATCGGATGCACCGGACCCCGCGCGGCCGTGATCGGGTCGACCTTCGCGTAGTAGTACGACAGCTGGGTGCCCTGGATCGTGTCGCCCGCGTCGATGAGCAGCGTGTTCCGACGCCCCTTCTCCTTGCGGACCTCGTTCACCAGCGTGGAGATCTTCGCCAGGCCCACGTCGTTGTGGTCCTTGTCGTCGAACTCCTTGTCCGTGAAGTAGTCCCAGTTGAAGACATTGCCGTGCAGATCGGTCGTGCCCATCACCGTGAACGAGTAACGCCGAGGCCGCTTGCCCGGACGGGCCGCGCCCGGCGCCACGGCCGCGGCCGCCGGCGCCACCGCCGCACCCGCGAGCGCCACCCCCGCACCCGTCGCGGCGGACCGACCCAGGAACTTCCTGCGGTTCAGTGGCATCTCGGCTTCCTCCAACACGTCGTACGACATCGGCGAACAGGGTTAACGCGCGTAGATTCTGACCCGCCCGAACGCCTGGCGACAGACCCGCCAGGTTTCGATCCGATGACTGTCCGCCACCCCCCACCGATGCGAGAGTGGGCCCATGACCACCGACGAGCCGCAGCAGAGCGTCCCCTACGGCACCCCCGAAGCCCCCCGCCTCGCCGTCCGCGGCGAAGCCCACCTCGAAGTCGACCCCGAGATCGCCCGCATCGGCATCACCGTCAGCGCCCGCGGCACCGACCGCCGCGACGCCCTCGCCGACCTCACCCGCCGCAACGCCACCGTCATCGACCTCGTCAAGACCTACGGCGAAGCCGTCGAACGCGTCGAGACCGGCTCCTTCTCCATCACCCCCGAACTCACCAAACGCGGCAAGGGCGAACGCGTCCGCACCTACCACGGCCGCGTCCACATCACCGCCGAACTCAGCGACTTCACCGCCCTCGGCGAACTCACCACCCGCATCGCCGACTTGGACCTCACCCACGTCAACGGCCCCTGGTGGTCCCTGCGCCCCGACTCACCCGCCCACCGCCGCGCCCGCCAGGAAGCGGTCAAGGAAGCCGTCCAGCGCGCCCGCGAATACGCCGACGCCCTCGGCACCGCCCTCGCCGCCCTCGTCGAGATCGCCGACATCGGCGCGGACAACGCTCCCTACCCGCCGTTCGGCGGCGGCCCCGCCGCCCCCGGCATGGCCCGCGCCGCCTACGGAGGCGCCCCCGAAGCCGCCGCCCCCCTCGACCTCGAACCCCAACGCCAGTCCGTCTACGCCCAGGTCAACGCGCGCTTCACCATGAACCCGCCGCGCCTGTGACCACCACGGCACTCCACCACGCTGAGCAACCGCAACCATCGCAACTGTGACTCCCCGACGTCCCGTTGACCTCTGAACGCGCTCATCAGAGCGAGCACGCGCACACTTCAACACTTGTCAAGACCCTTTCATGCAAAGGTCGTTGAGTAGTCACGCGCAGCCAAACCTCTACCCGCCAGTAAGGCCTAGGCTCGAAGCATGCGCCGAGCGAAAATCGTTTGCACCCTGGGACCCGCCACCGACACCTACGACCAGATCAAGGCCCTGGTCGAGGCCGGAATGGACGTGGCACGCTTCAACCTCAGCCACGGCTCCTACGCCGACCACGAGGAGCGCTACCAGCGCGTGCGCAAGGCCGCCGACGAGCTCGGCCGCAGCGTCGGCGTCCTCGCCGACCTTCAAGGCCCGAAGATCCGCCTCGGACGCTTCCACGAAGGACCCGTACTCCTCGAACGCGGCGACGGGTTCACCATCACCGTCGAACCCGACACCCAGGGTGACCGCCAGCTCTGCGGCACCACCTACGCCGGCCTCGCCGACGACGTCACCCCCGGCGAGCGCATCCTCGTCGACGACGGCAAGGTCACCCTCGAAGTCACCGCCGTCGAAGGCCCCCGCGTCACCACCACCGTCATCGAAGGCGGCATGGTCTCCGACCACAAGGGCCTCAACCTCCCCGGCGTCGCCGTCTCCGTCCCCGCGCTCTCCGACAAGGACGAGGCCGACCTCCGCTGGGCCCTGAACACCGGCTTCGACGTCATCGCCCTCTCCTTCGTCCGCAGCGGGCGCGACATCCAGGACGTGCACCGCATCATGGACGAGGAGAACCGCCGCCTCCCCGTCATCGCCAAGGTCGAAAAACCCCAGGCCGTCGACAACATCGACGACATCGTCGCCGCCTTCGACGGCATCATGGTCGCCCGCGGCGACCTCGGCGTCGAAATGCCCCTGGAACAGGTCCCGATCGTCCAGAAGCGCGCCATCAAACTCGCCAAGCGCAACGCCAAGCCGGTGATCGTCGCCACCCAGATGCTCGACTCGATGATCGACAACTCCCGGCCCACCCGCGCCGAGGCCTCCGACGTCGCGAACGCCGTCATCGACGGCACCGACGCCGTGATGCTCTCCGGCGAGACCAGCGTCGGCAAATACCCCATCGAGACCGTCCGCACCATGGCCCGCATCGTCGAAGCGGCGGAAGAGGACATCCTCGCCAAGGGCCTGCCCCCGCTCACCGAACGCAGCAAGCCCCGCACCCAGGGCGGCGCCGTCGCCCGCGCCGCCGCCGAGATGGGCGACTTCCTCGGCGCCAAGTTCCTCGTCGCCTTCACCCAGTCCGGCGACACCGTCCGCCGCCTCTCCCGCTACCGCTCACCCATCCCCCTCCTCGCCTTCACCCCCGTCGCCGCCACCCGCTCCCAGCTCAACCTCACTTGGGGCGTGGAGACCTTCCTCGGCCCGCACGTCGAGTCCACCGACGCGATGGTCCAGCAGGTCGACGAGCAGCTCCTCAAGATCGGCCGCTGTCAGAAGGGCGACATCGTCGTCATCACGGCCGGCTCACCCCCCGGCGTGGCGGGCTCCACCAACCTGGTCCGCGTCCACCGCATCGGTGAGGACGACAGTACGCGGTAGCGGGAGGGACGGGGTCAGTACTTCGGGCCCACGTGGGTGTCCATGAGGGCTACGGAGGCTTTGCGGGCGACGGAGATGTTGTACGGGTTGCCGTGGCGGGTGCAGTGCGTCCAGATGACACCGAGTGTGTCGAGAGTGTCGGTGTAGAGCTGACGGATGTCGTCGGACTTGTTGGTGAAGAAGTACCGGGGGTACTCGTAGCGCTTGCGCTCACCGGCGACGAGCCGGGTGGTCCAGTTCGTGAGGCGGCAACCGTCGGAGTGGATGAGCCCCCGGACGAACTCCCACGGGTGGGCGTCGACGGTCTCCTGTTGCCAGGGTTCGAGGGCGATGGTGCGGTCGTGCTTTTTGCCGGGGCCGTGCTGCGGGAACAGGCACGGCCAGTGCTTGCTGGAGCTGGTGACGTACTGGCAGCCCTGCCGCTGGACGCGGCACACCTTGTTGGCGGGACACACGCGCCTCATTGCTTCCATGCAAGCGTCGATCAGGCCCGGCCAGTCGTCTGCACACGCGATGCGTAGGTAGTAGACGCCCCGGCGATGATGGTTGACGCAGCCGTCGCCGAGATAGAGACCCAGTAAGTAGGCGTACGCGGCCTCGTCAAGATCGCGGCCGTCGCAGCGCGGGCAAAGCGGGATCGGTTTGCCCGGACACTCGCCTCGTTTCGCGCGGTCCAGGTGCCGCCAATAGCTGATGGTGCCAGCGGGCACGTTCAGCTTGCGTGCCACGTCCGCATTGCGGGCGCCGCCGCGCAGCAGGGTCAGCGCCTTCTGTCGCACGTCTGTGCCGTGGAAGTTCATGCGACCACTCTGTGCTACTGCTCGTGGCGCCATGTAGCAGAATGCGGAGGTTCACGGGAACGTGTACCTCCGCTATTACCTGCAAGTGCCCGGTGTGGGATTCGAACCCACATGCCCAAAGGGCACGGCATTTTGAGTGCCGCGAGTCTGACCAGTTCCTCCAACCGGGCAGGGTGGGGGCGCTGTGCGCTGCCGGAAGCATACCGGGTCTCCGTGCGGCGTCGCAGCTAGGTACCCTGACGAGGCAGTGCACCTGCCATGAACGAGGAGCCCCCGTGACCACCCCCGAGTCGCCCGAGCCCGCTGACGTGTCCGACGAGCAGTCGCACGTGCCGCCGCTGACGACCCGTGTCGTCATCGCCGAGGACGAGGCCCTCATCCGGCTCGACCTCAAGGAGATGCTGGAGGAGGAGGGCTACACCGTTGTCGGTGAGGCCGGTGACGGTGAGAAGGCGATCGAGCTCGCCCGTGAGCACAAGCCGGACCTCGTCATCCTGGACGTGAAGATGCCCGTCCTCGACGGCATCTCCGCGGCGGAGAAGATCGCCGAGGAGTCCATCGCCCCGGTGCTCATGCTCACCGCGTTCTCCCAGCGCGACCTGGTCGAGCGGGCCCGCGACGCCGGTGCCATGGCGTACCTGGTGAAGCCGTTCAGCAAGAGCGACGTGGTGCCTGCCATCGAGATGGCGGTGTCCCGCTTCACGGAGCTGAAGGCCCTGGAGCAGGAGGTCGCGGACCTCACCCAGCGCCTGGAGACCCGCAAGCTGGTGGACCGCGCGAAGTCGATTCTCCAGACGGAGTACGGCCTGACGGAGCCCGCCGCCTTCCGCTGGATCCAGAAGACGTCGATGGACCGCCGCCTGTCGATGCAGCAGGTCGCGGAGGCGGTCATCGAGGACGCGGAGGAGAAGAAGGCAGCGAAGGGCTAGGCCCCGTAAGGGGCGCGGGGAACTGCGCGACCGGCCCCCACAGGCCGGTACCCGAAGAACCGACGAAGAGGGCGGTCACCCCGACACCGGGGTGACCGCCCTCTTCGCTGCTCAGGGACCAGGGGCCAGGTCAGTCCTCGCCCAGATAGGCCTTGCGGACCGACTCGTCGTGCAGCAGGTCCTGCCCCGTACCGGACAGCACGATGTTGCCGACCTCCATGACGTGACCTTGGTCCGCGAGGGACAGCGCGGCCTGGGCGTTCTGCTCGACGAGCAGGATGGTGGTGCCCTGGGCCTTGAGTTCGCTGATGGTCTGCATGATCTTCTGCATCATGATCGGCGAGAGCCCCATGGAGGGTTCGTCGAGCATGAGGAGCTTGGGCCGGGACATCAGGGCGCGCCCCATGGCGAGCATTTGTTGTTCGCCGCCGGAGAGGGTGCCCGCGGCTTGCTTGCGGCGTTCTCCGAGGATGGGGAAGAGGTCGTAGGCGCGTTGGATGTCTTTCTCGATGCCTGCCTTGTCGTCGCGGAGGTAGGCGCCGAGCTGGAGGTTCTCGGTGATGGTGAGCCGGGGGAAGATGTGTCGGCCTTCGGGTGAGTGGGCGAGGCCGAGTGCGACGATCTTGTGGGCGGGGATGCCGTTGAGCGGCTGCCCGTCGAACATGATCTTTCCGGCGAGTGGTTTGAGGAGGCCGGAGAGGGTGCGCAGGGTGGTGGTCTTGCCGGCGCCGTTGGTGCCGATGAGGGTGACGACCTGCCCGGCTTCGACGCTGAAGGAGATGCCCTTGACGGCTTCGATCTTGCCGTAGGCGACCCTGAGGTCCTCGACCTCGAGCAGTGTGGTCACAGGCTCTTTCCTTCCGAACCGGTGGTGCGGGTACCGGAGTTGTCGGTACCGGTGGTGCCCGGCGCGTCGTCCGGTTCGTCGCTCGGCGCGTCGCTCGGCGCGGTCGCCGCTTCGGCTTCCGCCTCGGCCGCTTCGACCTCGGCGACTTCCGCGGCGCCGGGGGCGCCTTCGAAGGGGGTGCCGAGGTAGGCGGCGACGACGCGTTCGTCGGCCTGGACGGTTTCGGAGGTGCCTTCGACGAGTTTCTCGCCCTGGACGAGGACGGCGACGCGGTCGCAGAGGTTGAAGATGAACCGCATGTCGTGCTCGATGACGAGGACGGCGATGCCTTGGTCGCGGATGGCGAAGACGAGTTCTTCGGCGGCGCGGGTTTCTTGCGGGTTCATGCCCGCGGTGGGCTCGTCGAGGAGCAGGAGGCCGGGTTCGCTGGCGAGTGCGCGGGCGATTTCGAGCTTGCGTTGTTCGCCGTAGGGGAGGTTGCGGGAGAGGTGGTCGGCCTTGTGGGCGAGGCCGATGAATTCAAGGAGCTCCATGGCCCGTGCGTGGGAGGCGGCCTCGGCTTTCTTGAATCCGGGGCCGCGGAGCAGCGCCGACCAGAGGCCTTCCTTGGTCCTGGTGTGGCGTCCGACGAGGACGTTTTCCAGGACGGTCATGTTGGCGAAGAGCCGGATGTTCTGGAAGGTGCGGGCGATGCCGGCGTCGGTGACGAGGTGGGGTTTGGCGGGCAGGACGGTGCCCTTGTAGGAGACCTTGCCCTCGGTGGGGACGTAGAGGCCGGTGAGGCAGTTGAAGAAGGTGGTCTTGCCGGCGCCGTTGGGTCCGATGAGGCCGACGATTTCGCCGCTGTTGACGGTGAGGTCGACGGAGCGGACGGCGGTGAGGCCGCCGAAGCGCATGGTGACGCCGCTGGCTTCGAGGACGGTGGTGGTGGTTGTGGTGGTCATGGTGGTCACGCCCCCGCCTTGCTGGCGCCGACGGTTCCTTCGGGGAGTTTCTGTGCGTCGGGTACGTCGAGCTGGTCGGTCTCGTGGTATTCGAGCTGGGCGCGCTTGTTGGCGACGAGGCCTTCGGGCCTGAAGCGCATGAGCAGGATGAGTGCGAGGCCGAACAGCAGGAGTTGGTAGTCCTCGAGGAACTGGAGTTTGGCCGGGATGAGGTAGAGCAGGGCCGCGCCGATGAGGGGTCCGCTGATGGTGCCCATGCCGCCGAGGATGACGGCGGCGAGCAGGAAGGCGGAGTTCGGGGGCACGGTGTTGGCGAAGAGGTACTGCTCGGGGGTGATGCTGTAGGAGACGTGTGCCTGGACGGTGCCGGCGAATCCGGCGAGGGTGGCGCCGAGGGCGAAGGCGATGAGCTTGACGCGGAAGCCGTTGATGCCCATGGCGGTGGCGGCGGTCTCGTCCTCGCGGATGGCGACCCAGGCGCGGCCGATGCGGGATTCCCCGGAGCGGCGGAAGACGAGGACGACGACGGCGGTGAAGAACAGCATCAGCAGGTAGTAGTTGGCGGGCCTGCTGAGGGTGAAGCCGAGGACTTCGTGTTCGACGCCGAGGTTCCAGCCGAGGATCTCCAGGTCGGGGATGTTGGGGATGCCCTGGGCGCCGTTGGTGAGGTCGGGGCCCGCGCTGCCGTTGAGGTTGTTCATGGTGATGCGGAAGATCTCGCCGAAGCCGAGGGTGACGATGGCGAGGTAGTCGCCGCGCAGCCGCAGGGTGGGGGCGCCGATGACGATGCCGAAGACGAGGGATGCGGCGGCGCCGGTGAGTACGGCGGCCCAGAAGGGGAATTTGACGTCGAAGGTGGAGGCGGGCGATCCGGAGACGAGGGCGGCGGTGTAGGCGCCGACGCCGAGGAAGGCGACGTATCCGAGGTCGAGGAGTCCGGCGAGGCCGACGACGACGTTCAGGCCGAGGGCGACGGTCGCGAAGATGAGGATGTTGACGCCGATGAGGGCGTAGCTCGCGTCGCTCTGGGTGAAGGGGAACATGGCCGCGGCGATGATCGCCGCGGTCAGGGTGACGTTGCGGTGCTTGGCGGTGAGCGCGTTGAGCCGGGGGATGAGGCCTGCCCGGTTGAGCGCGGTGGCGCCGAGGACGGTGGTGATGAGGAAGCCGATGAAGAGTTCGGAGTAGGCCTCGATGCCGTACGCGAAGACGTAGAGGCCGATGCCGAAGGAGGCGGCGATGATGAGGATCTCGACCCAGTCGGGCAGGGTCTTGGCGCGCTTGGGCGCGGGTGCTTTGAGGCTGGCGCGGAAGCGTTCCCAGTGGTTCTGGTGGGGTTCGTCGGCGGGCAGGTCGGAGGGGAGTCCGAGTGCGCCGATGGTGGCGACGAGTGCGCCGATGCCGGAGATCCAGGCGCCGGGTTCGAGGTTGACGATGCCGCCGAGGTGCTCGGCGATGGCGCCCATGGTGTAGCCGGTGGAGCCGAGGACGCCGAGGCTGAGCAGGACGACGGGGCTGTTGGTGCCGCCGGGGGTGAGCCAGCCGAGGCCTCGGATGCCCTGCCCGGAGAGGGCGAAGAGGAGGGTGAGGGCGGCGCCGACGAGGGTGATGATCTGGAGGCCGCCGGGGTAGCCGGTGACGGTGAGGTCGCCGGGGAAGGCGGTGGTCCAGGTCCAGGCGAGGAAGGTGCCGATGAGGGCCGCGGCGGATCCCGCGTAGACGGCGATGCGGGCGATGTGGGGCGGGAGGGGGAGGGTGGAGGTGGGGAGGGCGGCGGGGGTCTTGGCCGTGCCGCTGGTGCTCCCCGTGCTTCCCGGGTTCCCGGAGTTCTTGGTGGTGTCGGTGGTCATGGGTATCACGCCCGATCCGCGACGCGTTCGCCGAGCAGGCCTTGTGGCCTCAGGAGCAGGACGAGGATGAGGAGGGCGAAGGCCCACACGTCCTTCCAGGCGCCGCCGCCGAACTGTTCCATGCCGGGTACGTCGGCCATGTAGCCGGTGGCGAGGGCTTCGGCGACGCCGAGGACGATGCCGCCGAGCATGGCGCCGTAGATGTTGCCGATGCCGCCGAGTACGGCTGCGGTGAAGGCCTTGAGGCCCATGATGAAGCCCATTTTGAAGCCGACCTGGCCGTTGTGGAGGCCGTAGCCGACGGCTGCGATGGCGGCGAACGCGGCACCGATGGCGAAGGCCATGACGATGATGCGGTCGGTGTTGATGCCCATGAGCTTGGCGGTGTCGGGGTCCTGCGCGGTGGCCTGCATGCCGCGGCCGGTGCGGGTCTTGTTGACGTAGTAGGCGAGGGCGAGCATGCACAGCGGGGCGGCGAGGATGAGGAAGAAGTCGCCGCGTTGGATGTCGGCGCCGAATATGTGCACGGGGTCGCCGCTGAACTGCGGGAACGTGCGGTCCTTCTTGGCTTCGGGGTACCACTTCCAGACGGCCTGCTGGAGCAGGATGGACAGGCCGATGGCGGTGATGAGGGGTGCCAGGCGTGGGGCGCCGCGCAGGGGGCGGTAGGCGAAGCGTTCCGCCGCGGTGCCGACGGCGACGGAGACGATGATGCCGCCGATGATCATGAGGGGGATGGCGGTGAGCAGGGAGAATCCGTCGGGGAGCCACAGGAAGACGGTGAGGGCGCCGAAGCCCCCGACCATGAAGATCTCGCCGTGGGCGAAGTTGATGAGCTGGACGATTCCGTAGACCATCGTGTAGCCGATCGCGATGAGACCGTACATCGCGCCGAGGATGAGTCCATTGGCCAGCTGTTGCGGCAGTTCGTTCACCGCAGGGCCTCCGTTGGTTCGGATATGGCACCGCGCGGGAGCGCTGGTAGCGCTTCCCGCGCGGTCTTGAGTCAATGGGTGTGCGTGGGATTTACCGGGGCTTGTATGCCTCGCTGAACTTCGACTCCCACTTGTTGTTCTTGATCTCGTACGCGGTCATCATCGTGTTCGTCGTGTCGCCGTACTCGTCGAAGGAGACGCTGCCGGTGACGCCGTCGAACTTGACCTTGCTCATGCTGGCGAGGACCTTCTCGCGAGCGTCGTCGGGGAGCTTTCCGTCGTTCTCGGAGACGGCGATCTTCACGGCTTCGATGATTGCCCAGGTGGCGTCGTAGGTGCCGCCGCCGTAGGCCTCCATGTTTTCCTTGTAGTTCTTGTTGTATTCCGTGATGAACTTCTTCGCGGAGGGGAGTTCCTCGACGGGTTTGCCGACGGAGGTGGCGAGGTCGCCTTCGGCCTTCTTGTTGAGCTTCGGGAACTCTTCGCTCTTCATGCCGTCGCCGCCCATGAGGGGGATGTCGGCGCCGGATTCCTTGAGCTGCTGGCTGAGCGGTGCCGCGGCGGGGTACTCACCGCCGTAGTAGACGGCCTGGGCGCCCGTGCCCTTGACCTTGGAGGCGACGGACTTGAAGTCGCGGTCCTCGGGGTTGACGTGGTCGGTGCCGACGATCTTGCCGCCGAGGTCGGTGAACGTGTCTTTGAAGGACGCGGCGAGGCCGGCGCCGTAGGTCTTCTGGTCGTCGATCAGATAGACCTTCTTGATCTTCGCCTTCTGGAACAGGTACTGGGCGGCGAACTGGCCCTGGACCTGGTCGGTGGTGGCGGTGCGGAAGAAGGTCTCGAACTGGCGCTTCCTGTCGCCCTTCTTCCAGCCGTCGCCCTGGGTCAGTTCGGTGCCGGTGTTGGCGGGCGAGACCTGGGTGAGGTCGGCGTCGTTGAGGGGTTTCTGCATCGACTGGGAGACGCTGGAGTTCAGCGGGCCGATGACGCCGATGACGTCCTTGTTGCTGATGAACTTCTGGGCGTTCGTGCCGCCGACGGAGGGCTGGGCCTGGTCGTCGAGGGGCTGGAGCTTGAACTCGACGCCGTCGACCGTGTTCTCCTTGTTGGCGGTCTTGACGGCGAGTTCGGCGGAGTTGCGCATGCCGATGCCGAGGGCGGAGAGGTCACCGGTGAGCGGGGCGTCGAAGCCGATGGTGACGGTGGTCTTGTCGCCGCCGTTGTCGCTGGAGTCCTTGTCCTTGTCGCGCGACCCGCAGGCGGTGAGGGTGAGTGCCCCCGTGGTCAACACCGTGGTGAGGATGAGCGCGGAACGGTTTCGCACGATGGGTCCTTTCCCTGGCGCGGTCCCCTCTGCGGAGGAGCCGTGAAGATCGCCGGGCCGTACTGGTGGTGGTACCGGGCCGTGCAATTCAGTTCGCGCCCGGCGGCGCGGTGACTGGCCGTGACTCTAAGGGGGCAATTGATCCAGGTGGAGTGGTCGGGCCAAGGCTGTGACGCTCTTGTTATGACACGGAGTATTCCGCGCTGGAACGCAGGGGTCGGTTGTGGCGGAATATGTACGCTTCGGCAGATGTCGCCCCCGGAAACCGGCAGGACCGTTAAGCGGTTTCGCTCATGACAGCCGTGTTCGGGGCGTATGTGGAGTCGAGCGCCCGGAAATGATCTTTTGCGTTGCGTGGCGTGCTTCCGGCGGGTCGCGAGGAGATTGCGCGCGCATTACGCAGCGTTACTCCGACAAAAAGGGAGCCCGACATTCCGTGCCACTTTTCCGCTTTCGCGAATGTGCGCGGTCAGGAGTGTTTTTGCGTAGCACTCCTGTTTTTGAGGTGAAGACCACGGTGTGCGCACGGCCGCGCCTGGGTGCGCACGGCCGACTCTGGTGCGGCGCGCTCTGGATACGGTTGGTGACGACTCGTGTCCGCTATCCGGGCGGCGGCGGGGCGGGGGGTCGGTTCCCTCGGGCCGTACGGGGGCGGGGAGTTGGGCGGGGCAGGGGCCGGCGGAACGGGCGGAGCGGGCGCGTCCGCCCGGGCGCTACCAGGGATTGCCGCCGGGGCCGCCGTCGCGATAGCGAACGGCGCACTTCTCCCGTGCCTGGCGCTGCATCAGTTTCCGGCCCGCGGCGGCCCCGTGGCGCTCGCGTTCGGCCCGCGCGGCCTTCAGGACGTCCAGGAGGATCGTGTACTGGCCGTTC from Streptomyces flavofungini includes:
- a CDS encoding SIMPL domain-containing protein encodes the protein MTTDEPQQSVPYGTPEAPRLAVRGEAHLEVDPEIARIGITVSARGTDRRDALADLTRRNATVIDLVKTYGEAVERVETGSFSITPELTKRGKGERVRTYHGRVHITAELSDFTALGELTTRIADLDLTHVNGPWWSLRPDSPAHRRARQEAVKEAVQRAREYADALGTALAALVEIADIGADNAPYPPFGGGPAAPGMARAAYGGAPEAAAPLDLEPQRQSVYAQVNARFTMNPPRL
- the pyk gene encoding pyruvate kinase, producing the protein MRRAKIVCTLGPATDTYDQIKALVEAGMDVARFNLSHGSYADHEERYQRVRKAADELGRSVGVLADLQGPKIRLGRFHEGPVLLERGDGFTITVEPDTQGDRQLCGTTYAGLADDVTPGERILVDDGKVTLEVTAVEGPRVTTTVIEGGMVSDHKGLNLPGVAVSVPALSDKDEADLRWALNTGFDVIALSFVRSGRDIQDVHRIMDEENRRLPVIAKVEKPQAVDNIDDIVAAFDGIMVARGDLGVEMPLEQVPIVQKRAIKLAKRNAKPVIVATQMLDSMIDNSRPTRAEASDVANAVIDGTDAVMLSGETSVGKYPIETVRTMARIVEAAEEDILAKGLPPLTERSKPRTQGGAVARAAAEMGDFLGAKFLVAFTQSGDTVRRLSRYRSPIPLLAFTPVAATRSQLNLTWGVETFLGPHVESTDAMVQQVDEQLLKIGRCQKGDIVVITAGSPPGVAGSTNLVRVHRIGEDDSTR
- a CDS encoding branched-chain amino acid ABC transporter permease, whose product is MNELPQQLANGLILGAMYGLIAIGYTMVYGIVQLINFAHGEIFMVGGFGALTVFLWLPDGFSLLTAIPLMIIGGIIVSVAVGTAAERFAYRPLRGAPRLAPLITAIGLSILLQQAVWKWYPEAKKDRTFPQFSGDPVHIFGADIQRGDFFLILAAPLCMLALAYYVNKTRTGRGMQATAQDPDTAKLMGINTDRIIVMAFAIGAAFAAIAAVGYGLHNGQVGFKMGFIMGLKAFTAAVLGGIGNIYGAMLGGIVLGVAEALATGYMADVPGMEQFGGGAWKDVWAFALLILVLLLRPQGLLGERVADRA
- a CDS encoding bifunctional metallophosphatase/5'-nucleotidase, whose product is MPLNRRKFLGRSAATGAGVALAGAAVAPAAAAVAPGAARPGKRPRRYSFTVMGTTDLHGNVFNWDYFTDKEFDDKDHNDVGLAKISTLVNEVRKEKGRRNTLLIDAGDTIQGTQLSYYYAKVDPITAARGPVHPMAQAMNAIGYDAAALGNHEFNYGIPVLRKFEEQCDFPLLGANALDAKTQRPAFAPYSMHRLRTPHGRDVRVAVLGLTNPGIAIWDRANVQGKMTFPGLEEQAAKWVPRLRSMGADVVIVSAHSGSSGTSSYGDQLPYIENAAALVAEQVPGIDAILVGHAHTEIPEYLVENKETGRKVVLSEPLKWGQRLTLFDFDVEWSKGRWRVVKAGAKVLNSNTAAEDRRITRLLGDEHKKVVAYVNQVIGISKEAMSTAEGPYKDVAIIDLISHVQAETVRAALAGGAYAKLPVLSQASCFSRTAKIPAGEVTIRDAAGLYPFENTLEARLITGAQLKDYLEFSARYYVRTAVGAPVDPAKLTNADSIPDYNYDALYGVTYDIDIARPAGSRITNLRFEGKDLDPKAEFVLAVNNYRASGGGNFPHVAAAKQVWANSDEIRNTIISWVKAKGTVDPAEFAAVGWRLTREGTPVF
- a CDS encoding ABC transporter ATP-binding protein, which codes for MTTLLEVEDLRVAYGKIEAVKGISFSVEAGQVVTLIGTNGAGKTTTLRTLSGLLKPLAGKIMFDGQPLNGIPAHKIVALGLAHSPEGRHIFPRLTITENLQLGAYLRDDKAGIEKDIQRAYDLFPILGERRKQAAGTLSGGEQQMLAMGRALMSRPKLLMLDEPSMGLSPIMMQKIMQTISELKAQGTTILLVEQNAQAALSLADQGHVMEVGNIVLSGTGQDLLHDESVRKAYLGED
- a CDS encoding ANTAR domain-containing response regulator; its protein translation is MTTPESPEPADVSDEQSHVPPLTTRVVIAEDEALIRLDLKEMLEEEGYTVVGEAGDGEKAIELAREHKPDLVILDVKMPVLDGISAAEKIAEESIAPVLMLTAFSQRDLVERARDAGAMAYLVKPFSKSDVVPAIEMAVSRFTELKALEQEVADLTQRLETRKLVDRAKSILQTEYGLTEPAAFRWIQKTSMDRRLSMQQVAEAVIEDAEEKKAAKG
- a CDS encoding ABC transporter ATP-binding protein, with amino-acid sequence MTTMTTTTTTTVLEASGVTMRFGGLTAVRSVDLTVNSGEIVGLIGPNGAGKTTFFNCLTGLYVPTEGKVSYKGTVLPAKPHLVTDAGIARTFQNIRLFANMTVLENVLVGRHTRTKEGLWSALLRGPGFKKAEAASHARAMELLEFIGLAHKADHLSRNLPYGEQRKLEIARALASEPGLLLLDEPTAGMNPQETRAAEELVFAIRDQGIAVLVIEHDMRFIFNLCDRVAVLVQGEKLVEGTSETVQADERVVAAYLGTPFEGAPGAAEVAEVEAAEAEAEAATAPSDAPSDEPDDAPGTTGTDNSGTRTTGSEGKSL
- a CDS encoding branched-chain amino acid ABC transporter permease, encoding MTTDTTKNSGNPGSTGSTSGTAKTPAALPTSTLPLPPHIARIAVYAGSAAALIGTFLAWTWTTAFPGDLTVTGYPGGLQIITLVGAALTLLFALSGQGIRGLGWLTPGGTNSPVVLLSLGVLGSTGYTMGAIAEHLGGIVNLEPGAWISGIGALVATIGALGLPSDLPADEPHQNHWERFRASLKAPAPKRAKTLPDWVEILIIAASFGIGLYVFAYGIEAYSELFIGFLITTVLGATALNRAGLIPRLNALTAKHRNVTLTAAIIAAAMFPFTQSDASYALIGVNILIFATVALGLNVVVGLAGLLDLGYVAFLGVGAYTAALVSGSPASTFDVKFPFWAAVLTGAAASLVFGIVIGAPTLRLRGDYLAIVTLGFGEIFRITMNNLNGSAGPDLTNGAQGIPNIPDLEILGWNLGVEHEVLGFTLSRPANYYLLMLFFTAVVVLVFRRSGESRIGRAWVAIREDETAATAMGINGFRVKLIAFALGATLAGFAGTVQAHVSYSITPEQYLFANTVPPNSAFLLAAVILGGMGTISGPLIGAALLYLIPAKLQFLEDYQLLLFGLALILLMRFRPEGLVANKRAQLEYHETDQLDVPDAQKLPEGTVGASKAGA
- a CDS encoding helix-turn-helix domain-containing protein, coding for MNFHGTDVRQKALTLLRGGARNADVARKLNVPAGTISYWRHLDRAKRGECPGKPIPLCPRCDGRDLDEAAYAYLLGLYLGDGCVNHHRRGVYYLRIACADDWPGLIDACMEAMRRVCPANKVCRVQRQGCQYVTSSSKHWPCLFPQHGPGKKHDRTIALEPWQQETVDAHPWEFVRGLIHSDGCRLTNWTTRLVAGERKRYEYPRYFFTNKSDDIRQLYTDTLDTLGVIWTHCTRHGNPYNISVARKASVALMDTHVGPKY